The following proteins come from a genomic window of Leopardus geoffroyi isolate Oge1 chromosome A3, O.geoffroyi_Oge1_pat1.0, whole genome shotgun sequence:
- the LOC123581352 gene encoding uncharacterized protein LOC123581352 — translation MAAKIQPETLSIGSTDCSGWVLKKVTDNVGLDARVSLEDNVGLSLIGQGTPTLGTGRERPKLAAGFKGVPASGRNRGAQSSGGRRTAEGAEELLRLPGAQAPRPWSTLLPPGRLRAPPPNRWLSLRASVGTVRKHLPRPPRSYHLPPYPAAAHFPVNLVPGLQAVPDAPHPPQAIPLLPQFLPFQLLPKCSVRDICSAAVAPSGRNIFNTVMPQKETSEGWMKMASAFTVPQGPDAQSLWDKKEGESRDKKERVYWSSTLSWRWW, via the exons TACAGACTGTTCAGGGTGGGTGCTCAAGAAGGTGACTGATAATGTGGGACTAGATGCAAGAGTGTCCTTGGAGGACAATGTGGGCTTGTCCTTGATTGGACA AGGAACGCCGACACTCGGGACGGGTAGAGAGAGGCCCAAACTGGCAGCAGGGTTCAAGGGCGTGCCCGCCTCCGGGCGGAATCGCGGCGCCCAGAGCAGTGGAGGTCGGCGTACGGCAGAGGGCGCAGAGGAACTGCTCCGTCTGCCCGGAGCCCAGGCTCCCCGGCCCTGGAGCACCCTCCTCCCACCCGGCCGCCTCCGCGCCCCACCGCCGAATCGCTGGCTCAGCCTCCGAGCGAGTGTGGGCACCGTCAGGAAGCACCTTCCCAGGCCACCCCGCAGCTATCATCTGCCCCCTTATCCGGCCGCAGCCCATTTTCCGGTCAACCTAGTCCCTGGTCTACAGGCAGTCCCGGACGCGCCACACCCTCCACAGGCCATCCCTCTCCTCCCGCAGTTCCTTCCTTTCCAG CTCCTTCCCAAGTGCTCAGTCAGGGACATCTGCTCTGCCGCGGTTGCACCTTCAGGGAGGAATATTTTTAACACTGTGATGCCACAAAAGGAAACTTCTGAAGGCTGGATGAAAATGGCCTCTGCATTCACAGTGCCTCAGGGCCCAG ATGCCCAGAGCCTGTGGGACAAGAAAGAAGGAGAATCCagggacaagaaagaaagagtgtaTTGGAGTAGCACTCTCTCCTGGAGGTGGTGGTGA